The following are from one region of the Vibrio parahaemolyticus genome:
- a CDS encoding isoamylase early set domain-containing protein: protein MLKKRFFKTKDEVEVTFELDKNQWESIKIAGDFNDWQPEPMKLVKKSGQFKFKTRLPKEQHIQFRYLLDEVEWENDPQADAYVPNGFGSDNSVVFTVE, encoded by the coding sequence ATGCTTAAAAAGAGATTTTTCAAAACTAAAGATGAAGTTGAAGTCACTTTTGAACTCGATAAAAACCAATGGGAATCCATTAAAATCGCTGGAGATTTTAATGACTGGCAACCAGAGCCAATGAAACTGGTGAAAAAAAGCGGCCAATTTAAGTTCAAAACACGTCTACCCAAAGAGCAACACATCCAATTTCGTTATCTCCTCGATGAAGTTGAATGGGAGAATGATCCTCAAGCAGATGCTTACGTTCCAAATGGCTTTGGTAGCGACAACAGCGTTGTTTTCACCGTTGAATAA
- a CDS encoding SDR family oxidoreductase — MKKLVVITGASSGIGEAIARRFSEEGHPLLLVARRVERLEALNLPNTLCEKVDVTDQASLITAIEKAEAQFGPADVLVNNAGVMLLGQIDTQDAAEWKRMFDVNVLGLLNGMHSVLASMKARNSGTIINISSIAGKKTFPDHAAYCGTKFAVHAISENVREEVAASNVRVTTIAPGAVETELLSHTTSQDIKDGYDAWKVDMGGVLAADDVARAVMFAYQQPQNVCIREIALAPTKQQP; from the coding sequence ATGAAAAAACTGGTTGTTATTACTGGTGCAAGTTCAGGTATTGGTGAAGCTATCGCACGTCGTTTTAGTGAAGAAGGCCACCCTCTCCTTCTTGTGGCTCGTCGCGTAGAACGTTTAGAAGCACTCAATTTACCAAACACCTTATGTGAAAAAGTCGATGTCACTGACCAAGCGAGTTTGATAACAGCGATTGAAAAAGCAGAAGCTCAATTTGGTCCAGCTGACGTGCTAGTCAACAATGCGGGTGTAATGTTGCTTGGTCAGATCGACACGCAGGACGCCGCTGAATGGAAGCGTATGTTCGACGTTAACGTGCTTGGTTTGCTTAATGGTATGCACTCCGTACTTGCATCAATGAAAGCGCGCAATAGTGGCACAATAATCAACATCAGCTCTATTGCAGGTAAAAAGACGTTCCCTGACCACGCTGCATATTGTGGGACTAAGTTCGCAGTTCATGCAATTTCAGAAAATGTGCGCGAAGAAGTGGCCGCATCAAATGTGCGTGTTACGACTATTGCACCGGGCGCAGTAGAGACGGAACTGCTTTCTCACACCACTTCACAAGACATTAAAGATGGATACGATGCTTGGAAAGTGGATATGGGTGGTGTACTCGCCGCAGACGATGTCGCGCGTGCAGTAATGTTCGCTTACCAACAACCACAAAATGTCTGTATCCGAGAAATTGCGCTCGCGCCGACCAAGCAGCAACCATAA